A part of Clostridium novyi genomic DNA contains:
- a CDS encoding AAA domain-containing protein — protein MNTKERLKNIIYYLISVKNMNSKVTKNILEYKKVFWEKNLVTKGCILKITKNGEKYIEINKESEDIYNEFSKLYPKLLKEQDNIEIIWGYCFITLKTKNKTIAHPLFSYKCNLIFDELKDMYVLKPINEFQMEIQTLDYMKYNSLDKLLETKNYIEDNFKSINKLDDLNKLSKIFSDRLKIKIENFQRINKNIINYDNINIGNKIQVYNEPVIIIRNYEKNSWNKELNNILKMINNNAYVPDSVKALVDKNYVSLDKNLKWQDVGKDTLYALPYNREQLSIGESIAKNFGVVVQGAPGTGKTYSIVNLISHLLSHNKRILITSTKYKSLEPLINMIPKEIKSLCINYNENKLENLSQIYHSVIGVIEKIQLNSEKTIMEIKNIQRQLELCRRRKSNIYNKIDISNNIQEKEINYLGRKYKIRHIEKWLKKYEKQYSWIEDDISCIEKPPVTDAKFSRLLYIMSNVTKDEISQLKEIGGLLYNIPPYYDLFEKIKRKFEIKRSYNEYKLAVKDWCISYNCDYNYEYILNLLKKTQRFLISLENSWLKNILNCAKRGDIIKIVLQQAILKCNYYIKKLGSIKKEIYGQNVQIPKDIDLKILLEKLELVYKQYEQKGKINKIFKFIHSDCEEIIKKCSVNRKKIDNKELVKIVKLYVEQCIIEQNLINLWNDSMSEYGADNIQCINLNIITNLEEYINKIDIIINWDTKVIDKITNSMREIVFLNNVDWYNKESYNKLQTGVLSIKYISEYEGIKSYIGNIEKLMSKVNGFKDIVQAIKENDIVSLKQCYKRIDRLKSIMPSITEMEYILEKIEEHCPKLIDKLIDEKDRVNMLVKYKNFSMAWLWKQLDYKIKEEYNKFKLENINKEIEVEIQREEVLTQKLSIKKCWYNTISKISEEEKRSLHSYKEAINRLGKAWGKNSLNYLKLAQEELNNFKRFMPVWIMPLNEVIENLSLSENLFDIVIMDDASDMNIFAISALFRAKKAIIFGDNNEINIESNIQNYKHIKVLAEKYLMDIPNWQWFDMKTSIYSTALRIFPATVTLKENLRSLPEIMNFSNELCYSNKIITPRDKNIFGELWSAINTVKVNGVREQDKPINVNEAKAIVEQIEQCCENSIYNGMSMGVISLLGDEQGELINNLLKDKIGDQEMKNRKIVCGNPYTLQGEERDIIFLSMVISNNVKFATLTKDADIRRFNVATTRAKRQMWLFHSVNLEDLNEECVRAKLLNYCINFKVINKKLRIA, from the coding sequence ATGAACACCAAAGAGAGGCTGAAAAATATTATTTATTATTTAATTAGTGTAAAAAACATGAATTCAAAGGTTACAAAAAATATTTTAGAGTATAAAAAAGTTTTTTGGGAAAAAAATTTAGTAACTAAAGGTTGTATTTTGAAAATTACAAAAAATGGAGAAAAATATATAGAAATAAACAAAGAAAGTGAAGATATATATAATGAATTTTCAAAGTTGTATCCTAAACTATTAAAAGAACAAGATAATATAGAAATTATTTGGGGATATTGTTTTATTACTTTAAAGACAAAAAATAAAACAATAGCACATCCTTTGTTTTCATATAAGTGTAATCTAATTTTTGATGAGTTAAAAGATATGTATGTACTAAAACCTATAAATGAGTTTCAAATGGAAATTCAAACATTAGATTATATGAAATATAATAGTTTAGACAAGTTATTAGAAACTAAGAATTACATAGAAGATAATTTTAAGTCTATCAATAAATTAGATGATTTAAATAAATTATCTAAAATTTTTAGTGATAGGTTAAAGATAAAAATTGAAAATTTTCAAAGAATAAACAAAAATATAATTAATTATGATAATATTAATATAGGGAATAAAATTCAAGTTTATAATGAACCAGTTATAATTATAAGAAATTATGAGAAAAATTCTTGGAATAAAGAATTAAATAATATTTTAAAGATGATAAATAATAATGCATATGTACCTGATTCTGTTAAAGCTTTAGTAGATAAAAATTATGTAAGTCTAGATAAAAATTTGAAGTGGCAGGATGTAGGAAAAGATACTTTGTATGCATTACCCTATAATAGAGAACAACTGAGTATAGGTGAAAGTATAGCCAAGAACTTTGGGGTAGTTGTTCAAGGGGCACCTGGAACAGGAAAAACCTATTCTATAGTAAATCTTATTTCTCATCTTTTATCACATAACAAAAGAATTTTAATAACAAGCACTAAGTATAAATCTCTTGAACCATTAATTAATATGATACCAAAGGAAATCAAATCTTTATGCATTAACTATAATGAAAATAAGTTAGAAAATTTATCTCAAATATACCATTCAGTAATTGGCGTAATAGAAAAAATTCAATTAAATTCAGAAAAAACAATCATGGAAATTAAAAATATCCAAAGACAATTAGAATTATGTAGAAGAAGAAAAAGTAATATATATAATAAAATAGATATATCTAATAATATTCAGGAGAAGGAAATTAATTATTTAGGTAGAAAATATAAAATAAGACATATAGAAAAGTGGTTGAAAAAATATGAAAAGCAGTATTCATGGATTGAAGATGATATAAGTTGTATAGAAAAGCCACCAGTTACAGATGCTAAGTTTTCTAGATTACTATATATAATGAGTAATGTAACTAAAGACGAAATTTCTCAATTAAAAGAAATTGGAGGTTTGTTATATAATATACCGCCATATTATGATTTATTTGAAAAAATAAAAAGAAAATTTGAAATAAAAAGAAGTTATAATGAATATAAATTAGCAGTTAAGGATTGGTGTATATCATATAATTGTGATTATAATTATGAATATATACTTAATTTATTGAAAAAAACTCAAAGATTTTTAATTTCTTTAGAAAATAGTTGGTTGAAAAATATTTTAAATTGTGCGAAAAGAGGAGATATTATAAAAATTGTACTTCAACAGGCAATCTTGAAGTGTAATTATTATATAAAAAAATTAGGTAGTATTAAAAAAGAAATATATGGACAAAATGTACAAATTCCTAAAGATATAGACTTAAAAATATTGCTAGAAAAATTGGAGTTAGTTTATAAACAGTATGAGCAAAAAGGTAAAATTAATAAAATTTTTAAATTTATTCATAGTGATTGTGAAGAGATAATAAAAAAATGCTCAGTTAACCGTAAAAAAATAGATAATAAAGAATTGGTTAAGATAGTTAAGCTATATGTTGAACAATGTATAATAGAACAAAATTTAATAAATTTATGGAATGATTCAATGAGTGAATATGGAGCTGATAATATACAGTGCATAAATTTAAATATAATAACAAATTTAGAAGAGTATATTAATAAAATTGATATTATTATAAATTGGGATACTAAAGTTATAGACAAGATAACTAATTCAATGAGAGAAATTGTATTTTTAAACAATGTAGATTGGTATAATAAGGAATCTTATAATAAACTTCAAACAGGTGTACTTAGTATTAAATATATAAGTGAATATGAGGGAATAAAAAGTTATATAGGAAACATAGAAAAATTAATGAGCAAAGTTAATGGATTTAAGGATATTGTACAAGCTATTAAAGAAAATGACATTGTTTCATTAAAACAATGTTATAAAAGAATAGATAGGCTTAAATCTATAATGCCTAGCATTACAGAGATGGAATATATATTGGAAAAAATAGAAGAGCATTGTCCAAAATTAATAGATAAACTTATAGATGAAAAAGATAGAGTTAATATGCTTGTTAAATATAAAAACTTTAGTATGGCTTGGCTATGGAAACAGTTGGATTATAAAATAAAAGAAGAATATAATAAATTTAAATTAGAAAATATAAATAAAGAAATTGAAGTTGAAATTCAAAGAGAAGAGGTATTAACACAAAAATTATCTATTAAGAAATGTTGGTATAATACTATTTCAAAAATAAGCGAAGAAGAAAAAAGAAGTTTACATTCATATAAAGAAGCTATTAATAGATTAGGAAAAGCATGGGGTAAAAATTCTTTAAATTATTTAAAGTTAGCACAAGAAGAATTAAATAATTTTAAAAGGTTTATGCCAGTTTGGATTATGCCATTGAATGAAGTGATAGAAAATTTAAGCTTATCTGAAAATTTGTTTGATATTGTTATTATGGATGATGCAAGTGACATGAATATTTTTGCTATATCTGCATTATTTAGAGCTAAGAAAGCTATTATTTTTGGAGATAATAATGAAATTAATATTGAAAGTAATATTCAAAATTATAAACATATAAAAGTATTGGCTGAAAAATATTTAATGGATATTCCTAATTGGCAGTGGTTTGATATGAAAACTAGTATATATTCAACAGCTCTTAGGATATTTCCAGCAACAGTAACATTAAAAGAAAATTTAAGGTCTTTACCTGAAATAATGAACTTTAGTAATGAGTTATGTTATTCAAATAAGATAATAACACCAAGGGATAAAAATATATTTGGAGAGTTATGGTCAGCTATTAATACTGTGAAAGTTAATGGAGTGAGAGAACAAGATAAACCTATTAATGTTAATGAAGCAAAAGCTATAGTTGAACAAATAGAGCAATGCTGTGAAAATTCAATATATAATGGCATGTCTATGGGGGTAATATCTTTATTAGGAGATGAGCAAGGAGAATTAATAAATAATTTATTAAAGGATAAAATAGGTGACCAAGAAATGAAAAATAGAAAAATAGTTTGTGGAAATCCATATACACTTCAAGGAGAAGAAAGAGACATTATATTCTTGTCTATGGTTATAAGCAATAACGTTAAATTTGCTACTTTAACTAAAGATGCAGATATAAGACGATTTAATGTAGCAACTACCAGGGCTAAAAGGCAAATGTGGCTTTTCCATTCAGTAAACTTGGAGGATTTAAATGAGGAGTGTGTAAGAGCGAAACTATTAAATTATTGTATAAATTTTAAGGTAATAAATAAAAAATTAAGAATAGCGTAA
- a CDS encoding DUF488 family protein: MKCYTIGISNRKLEDFLNLIKLYGIDCIMDIRSNPYSLDEEDSVYDKEIIEKYIKQCGINYIYMGKELGHERIKAELKDGDFNDIIENNVINKGLHKIVEGIKRGHRIAIMCIEKNPVHCSRGIILGYALKNMGIDLEHIISDIKLKTQERIEEEIFLTYEPIFKKGFINLTAQDIVEYDDYDNINAKDIKNIKMMVIQEGYKRKFQELKS, encoded by the coding sequence ATGAAATGTTATACAATAGGAATTTCTAATAGAAAGCTAGAAGACTTTTTAAATTTAATAAAGTTATATGGTATTGATTGTATTATGGATATAAGGAGTAATCCCTATAGTTTAGATGAAGAAGATAGTGTATATGACAAAGAAATTATCGAAAAGTATATTAAGCAATGTGGAATAAATTATATATATATGGGTAAAGAGTTAGGACATGAGAGAATTAAAGCTGAATTAAAAGATGGTGATTTTAATGATATTATAGAAAATAACGTTATTAACAAGGGACTTCATAAAATAGTTGAAGGAATTAAAAGAGGTCATAGAATAGCTATAATGTGTATTGAAAAAAATCCAGTTCATTGTAGTAGGGGAATTATATTAGGTTATGCATTAAAAAATATGGGTATTGATTTAGAACATATAATAAGTGATATAAAGTTAAAGACTCAAGAAAGAATAGAAGAAGAAATTTTTCTAACTTATGAACCTATATTTAAAAAAGGATTTATAAACTTAACAGCTCAGGATATAGTTGAATATGATGATTATGATAACATTAATGCAAAGGATATAAAGAATATAAAAATGATGGTTATACAAGAAGGATATAAAAGAAAGTTTCAAGAATTAAAAAGCTAA
- the ileS gene encoding isoleucine--tRNA ligase, producing the protein MYNKVDNSGNFVNMEKNIAKLWKDKDVIQKSFDRNEDGEYFTFYDGPPTANGKPHVGHVLTRVMKDLIPRYKVMKGYKVLRKAGWDTHGLPVELEIEKKLGISGKPQIEEYGVEKFVTECKDSVFKYTSLWKDMSEKLGFWVDMDNPYVTYHNTYIESVWWALKTMWEKDLLYKGHRVTPYCPRCGTALSSHEVAQGYKDVKEATAFVKFKVKGEENKYILAWTTTPWTLPSNVALTINKAYDYVEVLHNDEYLILAKELAPKVLDGEYEIVKEFKGEDLLGTEYEQLFKFEVPDKKAFYVVHGDYVTLSDGTGVVHTAPAYGEDDNITGKKYDLPLINLVNGEGKFVDKVEPWRGLFVKKADPKILEYMKENGSLYKSEKFTHSYPHCWRCDTPLLYYPKDSWFVRMTSLRDKLLENNNKINWNPDNIRTGRFGKFLENVIDWGISRDRYWGTPLPIWECECGHRECIGSIEELKEKGINVPNDIELHKPYIDGVKLTCPHCNKEMTRTNEVIDCWFDSGSMPFAQHHYPFENKEVFEKTFPAQFISEAVDQTRGWFYSLLAISTALFDTNSYENCIVLGHVLDKKGLKMSKSKGNVVDPFDVLENEGADATRWHFYTASAPWLPTRFSEDDVKETQRKFLSTLWNVYSFYVLYAEIDKFNPTEYKDFVSENVMDKWIISKLNTLIKSIGENLDNYKITEAALTLEDFVDELSNWYVRRNRSRFWSTELTDDKIGAYTTLHKVLTTLVKVAAPFVPFMSEEIYQNLVVNLDKEAVESVHLCTWPQYNLDTVDAELERQMDLAYKIVKLGRSARNGANIKNRQPLSEMLVSTKSLPEYYGDIIKEELNIKKVEFGADLSKYVNFEIKPNLPVMGRAYGRYIPAIRKAIASMDQMELAQNIKNGKSVFINVEGLEEQIELTNENLLVTMQGLEGFAFAGEGGVGVILETTITEELKEEGFVREILSKIQNLRKESGFEVADKIKLYFAGNETLENVIKKFEDHIMKETLSVSIDYNKDRTYGEFKINGEELKISVEKQS; encoded by the coding sequence TTTTGTAAATATGGAAAAAAATATTGCAAAACTTTGGAAGGACAAGGATGTAATTCAAAAAAGTTTTGACAGAAATGAAGATGGTGAATATTTTACTTTTTATGATGGACCGCCAACAGCTAATGGTAAGCCTCACGTAGGACACGTTCTTACAAGAGTTATGAAAGATTTAATTCCAAGATATAAGGTTATGAAGGGATATAAAGTTTTAAGAAAAGCTGGATGGGATACTCATGGACTTCCAGTTGAACTTGAAATTGAAAAGAAACTTGGAATATCAGGAAAGCCTCAAATAGAAGAATACGGTGTTGAAAAATTTGTTACAGAATGTAAAGATAGTGTATTTAAATACACAAGTCTTTGGAAAGATATGTCTGAAAAATTAGGTTTCTGGGTGGATATGGATAATCCATATGTAACTTATCATAATACTTATATAGAATCAGTATGGTGGGCATTAAAGACAATGTGGGAAAAGGATCTTTTATATAAGGGACATAGAGTAACACCATATTGCCCAAGATGTGGAACTGCGTTATCTTCTCATGAAGTTGCTCAAGGATATAAAGATGTAAAAGAAGCAACTGCATTTGTTAAATTTAAAGTTAAAGGTGAAGAAAACAAATATATTTTAGCTTGGACTACAACACCTTGGACATTACCAAGTAATGTAGCATTAACTATTAACAAAGCATATGACTATGTAGAAGTATTACACAATGATGAGTATCTAATACTTGCAAAAGAGCTTGCTCCGAAGGTATTAGATGGAGAGTATGAAATAGTTAAAGAATTCAAAGGTGAAGATTTATTAGGAACAGAATATGAGCAACTATTTAAATTTGAGGTTCCAGATAAAAAGGCTTTCTATGTAGTTCATGGTGATTATGTAACATTATCTGATGGTACTGGAGTTGTCCATACTGCACCAGCTTATGGTGAAGATGATAATATCACAGGAAAAAAATATGATTTACCACTTATAAACTTAGTTAATGGAGAAGGTAAATTTGTAGATAAAGTTGAACCTTGGAGGGGACTATTTGTTAAAAAGGCTGATCCTAAAATTCTTGAATATATGAAGGAAAATGGAAGTCTTTATAAATCAGAGAAGTTTACTCACTCATATCCACATTGTTGGAGATGTGACACACCACTTCTTTACTATCCAAAAGATAGCTGGTTTGTAAGAATGACATCTTTAAGAGATAAATTATTAGAAAATAATAATAAAATCAATTGGAATCCAGACAATATAAGAACAGGTAGATTTGGTAAGTTCTTAGAAAATGTTATTGACTGGGGAATTTCAAGAGATAGATATTGGGGAACACCTCTTCCAATATGGGAATGTGAATGTGGACATAGAGAGTGTATAGGAAGCATTGAAGAATTAAAAGAAAAAGGAATAAATGTTCCTAATGATATAGAACTTCATAAGCCTTATATTGATGGTGTTAAATTAACTTGTCCTCATTGTAATAAAGAAATGACAAGAACAAATGAAGTTATTGATTGCTGGTTTGATTCAGGATCAATGCCATTTGCACAACATCATTATCCATTTGAAAATAAGGAAGTATTTGAAAAAACTTTCCCAGCTCAGTTTATATCTGAAGCTGTTGATCAAACAAGAGGATGGTTCTATTCATTACTTGCTATTTCAACTGCTTTATTTGATACAAATTCATATGAAAATTGTATAGTTTTAGGTCATGTTCTTGATAAAAAAGGTCTTAAAATGTCAAAGTCCAAAGGAAATGTTGTAGATCCATTTGATGTACTTGAAAATGAAGGTGCAGATGCTACAAGATGGCATTTCTATACTGCAAGTGCACCATGGCTTCCAACTAGATTTTCAGAGGATGATGTAAAAGAAACTCAAAGAAAATTCTTAAGCACATTATGGAATGTATATTCATTCTACGTGTTATATGCAGAAATAGATAAATTTAACCCTACTGAATATAAAGATTTTGTATCAGAAAATGTAATGGATAAGTGGATAATATCTAAACTTAATACTTTAATCAAAAGTATAGGAGAAAATTTAGATAATTATAAAATAACTGAAGCTGCTCTTACACTTGAAGACTTTGTTGATGAACTTTCAAATTGGTATGTAAGACGTAATAGATCAAGATTCTGGTCAACTGAACTTACTGATGATAAAATTGGGGCTTATACAACTCTTCATAAAGTATTAACAACACTTGTTAAAGTTGCAGCACCGTTTGTACCATTCATGTCAGAAGAAATATATCAAAATTTAGTAGTTAATTTAGATAAAGAAGCTGTAGAAAGTGTTCATTTATGCACATGGCCACAATACAATTTAGATACTGTAGATGCTGAACTTGAAAGACAAATGGATTTAGCTTATAAAATAGTTAAACTTGGACGTAGTGCTAGAAATGGAGCTAATATAAAGAATAGACAGCCACTTTCAGAAATGCTTGTTAGCACAAAATCTCTTCCAGAGTATTATGGAGATATAATCAAAGAAGAGCTTAATATAAAGAAAGTTGAATTTGGTGCGGATCTTTCAAAATATGTTAATTTTGAAATTAAACCTAATTTACCTGTCATGGGAAGAGCTTACGGAAGATATATTCCTGCTATAAGAAAAGCTATAGCTTCAATGGATCAAATGGAACTTGCTCAAAACATAAAGAATGGAAAATCTGTATTTATAAATGTAGAAGGACTTGAAGAGCAAATTGAACTTACAAATGAAAACTTACTTGTAACAATGCAAGGACTTGAAGGATTTGCATTTGCAGGGGAAGGTGGAGTTGGAGTAATTTTAGAAACCACTATTACAGAAGAACTTAAAGAAGAAGGATTTGTTCGTGAAATATTAAGTAAAATTCAAAACTTAAGAAAAGAAAGTGGATTTGAAGTTGCTGATAAAATAAAACTTTATTTTGCAGGTAATGAAACACTTGAAAATGTAATTAAGAAATTTGAAGATCATATAATGAAAGAAACTTTATCTGTTTCAATAGATTATAATAAAGATAGAACTTATGGAGAGTTTAAAATAAACGGAGAAGAGTTAAAAATTTCAGTAGAAAAACAATCATAA
- a CDS encoding acyl-CoA dehydratase activase-related protein: MKIGIPKGLLYCRYYPFIKKFLLELGVEFIVSDDTSKIILDNGVKYSVDEACLPIKIFHGHVSSLVGRCDLIIVPRIMSIRKKEFICPKFCGLPEMIKNSIPNLPKITEIPIYTYSLKSLYNWCKYIGKSVGAKSSYIKRAYCRAIITQKNFKTGIEDCEYKINIALLGHPYNVYDNFVNMNLVKKLHRFGVGVVTEEVIEEKDIEDEVNKLFKRPFWSFARNAYGAAGNFYKNKKVDGIIYISSFACGIDSVVIELIKNRINDFPLLVLKVDEQTGEGGFNTRIEAFVDMIERRKKIENNISKFR, translated from the coding sequence ATGAAAATTGGTATTCCGAAGGGATTATTATATTGTAGATATTATCCTTTTATAAAAAAATTTTTATTGGAACTAGGAGTAGAATTTATAGTTTCAGATGATACAAGTAAAATCATACTAGATAATGGGGTGAAATATTCTGTAGATGAAGCATGTCTTCCTATAAAGATATTTCATGGACATGTATCAAGTTTAGTAGGTAGGTGTGATTTAATAATAGTTCCTAGAATAATGAGTATTAGAAAAAAAGAATTTATATGTCCTAAATTTTGTGGGCTTCCGGAAATGATAAAAAATTCTATACCCAATTTGCCTAAAATCACAGAAATCCCTATATATACATACTCTTTGAAAAGTTTATATAACTGGTGCAAGTATATTGGAAAAAGTGTTGGAGCTAAATCAAGTTATATAAAGAGGGCATATTGTAGAGCTATAATTACACAAAAAAATTTTAAAACTGGTATTGAAGATTGTGAGTATAAGATAAACATTGCATTGTTAGGACATCCATATAATGTATATGATAACTTTGTTAATATGAATTTGGTAAAAAAATTACATAGATTTGGAGTAGGAGTAGTTACTGAAGAAGTTATTGAGGAAAAAGATATTGAAGATGAAGTTAATAAGCTTTTTAAAAGACCATTTTGGAGTTTTGCAAGAAATGCTTATGGAGCAGCGGGAAATTTTTATAAAAATAAGAAAGTAGATGGAATTATATATATATCTTCATTTGCATGTGGTATAGATTCAGTTGTAATAGAACTTATAAAAAATAGAATAAATGATTTTCCTTTATTAGTTTTAAAGGTTGATGAACAGACTGGTGAAGGGGGATTCAATACAAGAATTGAGGCCTTTGTAGATATGATAGAAAGGAGAAAGAAAATTGAAAATAACATTTCCAAATTTAGGTAA
- a CDS encoding DMT family transporter, whose amino-acid sequence MNNKTKAVVYMLLSALGFAFMGAMVKLAGRLPVIEKVFFRNLISLFVAFGALKKVNGPIFGKRKNQKYLLARALLGLTGMFLYFYSIDNLVLADSAMLNKLSPFFITLFAIMFLKEDLTGMKVVSMIIVFVGAILVIKPQWNLSIIPALAGFMSAAFAGGAYTIVRYLKDKETPSTIVFYFSLVSVVGALPFMLAKFVMPSKIQFLYLILTGVFAAIAQFSLTYSYKYAPASEVAIYNYVNIVFSAIIGFFIWDEIPDRLSILGGVIILLMATLVYLYNRKGKVN is encoded by the coding sequence ATGAACAATAAAACGAAGGCAGTAGTGTATATGCTATTATCTGCCCTGGGATTTGCTTTTATGGGGGCTATGGTTAAACTTGCAGGAAGGTTGCCGGTTATAGAAAAAGTATTTTTTAGAAATTTAATAAGTTTATTTGTTGCTTTTGGAGCATTAAAAAAAGTGAATGGACCTATATTTGGTAAAAGGAAGAATCAGAAATATTTATTAGCAAGAGCTCTTTTAGGACTTACAGGAATGTTCTTATATTTTTATTCAATAGATAATTTAGTACTTGCAGATTCGGCTATGCTTAATAAATTATCTCCGTTTTTTATAACTTTATTTGCTATAATGTTTTTAAAAGAAGATTTAACTGGTATGAAAGTAGTTTCTATGATTATTGTTTTTGTGGGTGCAATACTTGTTATAAAACCACAATGGAATTTAAGTATTATACCAGCGTTAGCAGGATTTATGTCCGCTGCATTTGCAGGGGGGGCATACACCATTGTTAGATATTTAAAGGATAAAGAAACTCCCTCTACTATAGTTTTTTATTTTTCTTTAGTATCTGTAGTAGGAGCCCTTCCATTTATGTTAGCTAAGTTTGTAATGCCAAGTAAAATACAGTTTTTATATTTAATATTAACAGGGGTTTTTGCGGCTATTGCACAGTTTTCATTAACATATTCTTATAAGTATGCTCCAGCTTCAGAAGTTGCAATTTATAATTATGTAAATATAGTTTTTTCTGCTATAATAGGGTTTTTTATATGGGATGAGATTCCTGATAGATTAAGTATTTTAGGAGGAGTAATAATCCTTCTAATGGCTACATTAGTATACTTATATAATAGAAAAGGCAAAGTTAATTAA
- a CDS encoding LacI family DNA-binding transcriptional regulator, translating into MATSIKDVAREANVSIATVSRVLNNVDVVNEDTKKKVLEAIKKLDYRPNIVARSLKTQKTRTIGIIIPDISNPIYPEVVRGAEDVSNIYNYNIMLCNTDLEPDKELEYLRVLGEKMVDGVIYISNSLEERTIKTIKDTNMPLVLIETNGRETEFPSVIIDNKSAAIDAVNYLLKKGNKRIAYIGISDDVINASAIRHEGYIEGLSQNNIPYDKDITFFCKYSLKAEDGYEAMNNILEKTTDIDAVFCVNDEIAMGAINALRDKGIKVPEDVDVMGFNDTHGAEFFYPRLTTIAQPLYDMGSVATRMLIKKINNEPLDKELFVLPYELIERDSCK; encoded by the coding sequence ATGGCAACTTCAATAAAAGATGTGGCTAGAGAAGCAAATGTATCAATTGCGACGGTATCAAGGGTTCTAAATAATGTAGATGTAGTTAATGAGGATACCAAAAAGAAGGTTTTGGAGGCTATAAAAAAATTAGATTATAGACCTAACATAGTAGCAAGAAGTTTAAAAACACAAAAGACAAGAACAATAGGAATAATAATTCCGGATATATCTAACCCCATTTATCCTGAAGTTGTAAGAGGCGCAGAGGATGTTTCAAATATTTATAATTACAATATAATGCTTTGTAATACAGATTTGGAACCTGATAAAGAATTAGAGTATTTAAGAGTACTTGGAGAAAAAATGGTGGATGGAGTTATATATATAAGTAACTCATTAGAAGAGAGAACAATAAAAACTATAAAAGATACCAATATGCCTCTAGTGTTAATTGAAACAAATGGAAGAGAAACAGAGTTTCCAAGTGTAATAATTGATAATAAAAGTGCAGCTATAGATGCTGTAAATTATTTATTAAAAAAAGGTAATAAAAGAATTGCTTATATAGGTATTTCAGATGATGTTATAAATGCTAGTGCTATTAGGCATGAAGGATATATTGAGGGTCTTTCTCAAAATAATATACCTTATGATAAAGACATAACTTTCTTTTGTAAGTATTCATTAAAAGCAGAAGATGGATATGAAGCAATGAACAATATTTTAGAAAAAACAACGGATATAGATGCAGTGTTTTGTGTTAATGATGAAATTGCTATGGGTGCAATAAATGCACTTAGAGATAAAGGAATTAAAGTTCCAGAGGATGTTGATGTTATGGGGTTCAATGATACTCATGGTGCAGAATTTTTTTATCCACGACTTACTACAATAGCACAACCATTATATGATATGGGATCCGTTGCAACTAGAATGCTTATTAAAAAAATAAATAACGAACCACTTGACAAAGAGTTATTTGTTTTGCCATATGAACTTATTGAAAGAGATTCATGTAAATAA
- a CDS encoding 4Fe-4S binding protein, producing MLKLWKKYSFIILIVFIVGGIFNIKIAMAAIVCMLGPLILALLGKGRFWCGNICPRGSFYDNIVKKVSNKRRVPRLLKLKLFRLLVIVFMFYMFGINIYMNWDNIEGVAMVFYKMIIVTTLVGLILSIFYNHRSWCNFCPMGSIAAFISYFKKDRKTLKVNSNCISCKLCQRKCPMGIVPYDYKGHILKHVDCIQCGECIKYCPKNSIKY from the coding sequence TTGTTGAAATTGTGGAAAAAGTATTCATTTATTATTCTTATAGTTTTTATAGTAGGAGGTATATTTAATATTAAAATAGCTATGGCGGCAATTGTATGTATGTTAGGTCCATTAATACTGGCTTTATTAGGAAAAGGAAGATTCTGGTGTGGGAATATTTGCCCTAGGGGAAGTTTTTACGATAATATAGTAAAAAAGGTTAGTAATAAAAGGAGAGTTCCAAGATTATTAAAATTAAAACTTTTTAGATTGTTAGTTATTGTATTTATGTTTTATATGTTTGGGATAAATATATATATGAATTGGGATAATATAGAGGGTGTGGCAATGGTTTTTTATAAGATGATAATAGTTACAACTTTAGTAGGATTAATATTATCTATATTTTATAATCATAGATCTTGGTGTAATTTCTGTCCTATGGGGAGTATAGCTGCTTTTATATCATATTTTAAAAAGGATAGAAAAACATTAAAAGTAAATTCTAATTGTATATCATGTAAGTTGTGTCAGAGGAAGTGTCCAATGGGAATAGTTCCATATGATTATAAAGGTCATATTTTAAAGCATGTAGATTGTATACAATGTGGAGAATGTATAAAATATTGTCCTAAAAATTCTATAAAATATTAA